From a region of the Lactuca sativa cultivar Salinas chromosome 4, Lsat_Salinas_v11, whole genome shotgun sequence genome:
- the LOC128133630 gene encoding uncharacterized protein LOC128133630, with amino-acid sequence MGDQNPPPNLQVQAMMDEMRRLMTNEFNQVHERMDRMEAQVQRTRSRASSQVSNGEEEDDGWEPERRPNRRRSRRDDNLSSIKMKVPFFKGKSDPDAYIEWETKMEFIFDCHEYSNRKKVKLAVVEFSDYALTWWDQLLITRRRNGERPIETWDEMKSVMRRRFVPSHYFRDLHNKLQSLKQGSKCVDDYFKEMEVMMVHANIEEDPEATMARFLNGLNLEIRDRVEMQHYVEIEDMVHMAVKIEKQLKRGGGSRNNTWKASTSKKSENTPTSSSNSKSDLKTTNSSKGKTDSSTFRNRDIKCFKCQGRGHIASQCPNKLTMVVRENGEIETDESDSIVSPEDCSDDEEVAVQGDLLVARRALNIQSKEGDDAQRENIFNTRCYVQGKVCSVIIDGGSCTNVASTSMVEKLGIPTMKHQKPYKLQWLNDSGEVRVTKQVMVSFRIGRYEDEVLCDVVPMQATHLLLSRPWQYDRHVSHDGFTNKYTFVYKTKPVTLVPMSPIQVYQDQVKLQQDAKKESEGKKERKKR; translated from the coding sequence ATGGGTGATCAAAACCCCCCACCAAACCTTCAAGTTCAAGCTATGATGGATGAGATGCGACGTTTGATGACAAATGAATTTAACCAAGTACATGAAAGAATGGACCGAATGGAGGCACAAGTACAAAGAACTCGATCTCGAGCATCATCACAGGTTTCTAACGGGGAAGAGGAGGATGATGGTTGGGAACCTGAAAGGCGACCAAATAGAAGGAGGTCACGAAGAGATGACAATTTAAGTTCTATTAAAATGAAAGTTCCTTTTTTCAAAGGCAAATCAGACCCGGACGCGTACATTGAATGGGAGACAAAAATGGAGTTCATATTTGATTGTCATGAATATTCCAACCGTAAGAAGGTAAAACTAGCCGTAGTTGAGTTTTCTGATTATGCACTAACATGGTGGGATCAACTTCTAATCACTAGACGGAGAAATGGAGAAAGGCCTATTGAGACATGGGATGAAATGAAGAGTGTCATGCGAAGACGGTTTGTGCCAAGTCATTACTTTCGTGATCTCCACAATAAACTTCAAAGCTTAAAACAAGGCAGCAAGTGTGTTGATGATTACTTCAAAGAAATGGAGGTTATGATGGTTCATGCCAATATTGAGGAGGATCCTGAGGCAACCATGGCCAGATTCTTAAATGGCTTAAATCTTGAAATTCGTGATCGCGTTGAGATGCAACATTATGTTGAAATTGAAGACATGGTCCATATGGCTGTTAAAattgaaaaacaattaaaaagaGGTGGCGGGTCTcgaaataacacttggaaggctagtacttcaaaaaaatcagaaaatacacCTACTTCTTCTTCTAATTCCAAATCTGATCTTAAAACAACAAACTCTTCAAAAGGAAAAACTGATTCTTCTACTTTTAGGAATCGTGACATAAAGTGTTTCAAGTGTCAAGGAAGGGGTCATATTGCAAGTCAATGTCCAAATAAGCTTACcatggtggttagagaaaatggcGAGATCGAAACGGATGAATCAGATTCTATAGTTTCACCGGAAGATTGTAGTGATGATGAAGAGGTGGCTGTTCAAGGTGATTTATTGGTTGCAAGACGAGCTCTAAACATTCAATCCAAGGAGGGAGACGATGCCCAAAGGGAGAATATATTCAATACTCGTTGCTATGTTCAAGGCAAGGTATGTAGTGTTATAATTGATGGTGGGAGTTGTACTAACGTTGCAAGTACTTCCATGGTTGAAAAGTTAGGTATACCCACGATGAAGCATCAAAAACCATACAAACTTCAATGGCTCAATGATAGTGGTGAGGTGCGAGTTACAAAACAGGTGATGGTTTCATTTCGGATTGGAAGATATGAAGACGAGGTGTTGTGTGATGTTGTTCCTATGCAAGCCACTCACTTGCTGCTAAGTAGACCATGGCAATATGATAGACACGTAAGTCACGACGGTTTCACTAACAAATACACTTTTGTATACAAAACAAAACCGGTAACTCTTGTACCAATGTCACCAATTCAAGTTTACCAAGATCAAGTAAAACTTCAACAAGATGCGAAAAAAGAGAGCGAaggaaaaaaagagagaaaaaaaagatGA